CATGCACCGTCCGTCTCCCAATTCTAACTCACTCCCTCTCTCTTCTGCAAAAAGCTGCTAGTCACTGTTTTGTATCAGACCGTATTACGAAGTATAGTTGCTGGATGAATTATTGTGTTATATCGGGTCAGGCTGCACGAATCTTGATGGAACCGATGGACAGTGGATCCAACACCAGTACATCCCGGCTCCAGCTAAAATTACTTATTCGTGAGGCACCTAGCGCCCAAACAAGTTTCCTTAGCGGTCCAACAAAAGGAGCGGCGAATCGCGTCTAAGCGTTTAATAATCTTTTTTGGTAGTTTGAACTTTGAACACCTATAGGAAGTGTGTGGCGAGCGCGTCAAGTGTAGCGGAGCTCTAGCTAAAGATGATTGATTCTCCTTCTGATCAACCTTCCATTCGTCGTCGAGATCAACTACCTCTTTTTCATCTTCTAATCATCATCGACACCGCGCGTGGAGGCTGTCGTCTCCTGCGCCGACATCCGGCGCGCGACGGAACGTTCCTGGTGCGTCCCGGCCGGCCAAACATGGCTCGACTCCCGGAGTGATTAGCTCATTGCAGCTTTACTAACTTGTCTGTTTTGTTTGCTCTGACATCTGCAGCTCCACGGGCCGACCTGGCCAGTGCCGCTCGGCCGGCCCGACTCGACGACGGCGAGCCGGTCCCTCGCCAACTTTAACCTCCCCGCGGTGGGCTCCAGCCTCGCCACATTCAGTCTGGTTTTCTAAACTATGCCACGAAACAATATGATCCAATCGAAGTATAATTAACACAAAAAAATGATGTTAAGGATGTTGGAGCAGCTACTATCATCATGAGAAGTCATACTAGGAATACACCAACGGTTGTGAAAGTGTCTTTCTGCTCCCGAGCCCAAATGAGCTTGGTGAACagtaaattaaaaaaaattctaaaaaatccaaaaaaatggaagaaacattgacaaaagatCCAAGTACTTGCAAAATTTCATCATGGAATCATATTTTTGTAAAGCGTGGCAAAAAAACAAATTCAGTGCTCTAAAATGCTTTTGAAAGTAGCATTTTCAGAGTACCAttttttttttgccacgccttctaggaatgtgatttcatgacgaATTTTTTCAAGCACTTAAAACTCTTGTCAATTTTTCTCCCAAAAAAAATTTGGATTTTAAAAAAAAATATTTTACTGTTCACCCAAACTCATTTGAGCTCGGGAGCAAAAACTCTGCGTCCTAACGGTTGCCGCTATTAAGAAACGGTACAGCGGAACTAGCTATGGCTCCTCACAACATTTTGACGCCCCTGCCGTCTGATTACATCGATCGGCCATCGTCTCGTGTTTCTTGGGCTGCTGCTCTGTACACTTACCTAGGCCCATTGTGGTTAATCAAGCCTGGGCTGATCGTGTTACTTGGGCTGCTACTCCATACACTTACCTAGCCACCGAGCCACGTCCCCCAAAGCTAGTTTGCATTTTCATCCATGCCGCATCACTTAAGCTGCCTTGACGCCCTTGTTCCCCAAAAAAATCCATTCTAAACCCTGAACTCGTAGAGGTCGGGCGGAATAAACCTTCAAGTCGAAATCCCGGTCGATTGAACCGTGAATTATGCAATCCCGGTCTAAATCGATCCTTCGGGTCATTTCCTAAATGAGAATTGTAGACGTGGCAAAGGATGACCGGGACTGGGGCAATTCCTATTTGCCGCTCACGCCTACAGCGCCCgcgggtgggccggcccagttcaaGGCAGCACGTGCTGCACGTTGTTGCTTCAGTTTTTTATTCTATTTTGTTTTTTAATTTTCGGTTTTTCTTTTCTGGttcttttttcttttcatttttatttttattttctgttactatttatatttatattattttctATTCTCTTTTTAtgatttcttttctctttttactGTTTATTTTTCCCTATATTATACAAAGTTTATTCCATGTAAAGCTTCATTGTTAATTTAGGAAATATTCACTGTATAATACAATAAAGTTCATCATGCATTATAAAATGTTCATCGTATATTAGAAATTTTTCAATGAATATAAAGTGCTCCCCATGTTTTTCAAATTTGTTCCGTGGTACACTACacaaatgttcaatgtgtatttgAAAATTGTTCAACGTATATTACAAATGTTCAATGCATATTTGAAATTGTTCAACATATATACTTATAGTTTTTTCCAAAATGTTTATCAtatatttaaaaatgttcatagtGTATGCATTATAAAATGTTCGCCATATATTAAGAAAAATTTCAACAGATATTACAAAATTTTCAATGCGTAATATTCGAAAATGTTCCAAAGAAGCTCGATAATTACTGTTTCACGTCGTGAATCTATCTGTTGAACTCACTAGTTTGGTTGGCAAAGTTCTACCAGCTAACGAGAAGGAAGTCACGAGTTCGAGTCGCTCCCGCAGaacttttctgttttttttttgcccgccTGAAATACAGAAGCtccaaatgggccggcccattcctTGCTGCCTTCAGCGAAGGCTCGTGAACTTTTTTCCAAATCCATggaattttcttttgaaaatcCGTGAACTTGTTCTCAAAATAGTAGAACTTTTTCTAAATCCTTGAACCTTTTTTTCAAAATTAATGaaaaaaaaatcttttgaaaatctGGTTCGCAAGGTTCATTTTTTCGTTTGTTATTTCCTACTAGGATGGCCACCGGTTTTTATATACTTTATAAAATAATTTGGGCATTAAAAATTACAGGATTTGAAAACAATAtgcaaatttgaaaaaaagtttggCAATTTCAAAAAAAGATTCGCGAAtttaacaaaaaacagaaaataaaaataaaaataaaaaagaaagaaaagtaaGAAAAAAAAGGAGGAAAAAGGGAGCAAGTGAACACAACACATGTAGTGTCCTGGTGGTTTGTTGCATCGATCAGCAACAAGTGGTGTTCTGTTGGAGCCACCCCCGCACGCTAATTTTTTGTGTTTTAACAAAACATAACTAAATCGGGCCGGTCCAACGAGGAGCAGGGTGTGCGCCCTTTGGGATTTTTGTTTTTGAACGCAAAAAAAAGTGGGCCGGCCCAACACACGAATCTCGGTTGACATTTGACAGAGTTTGATTTAGACCGGGATTACATAGTTTAGAATGCAATCGACCGGGATTTCGATTTAAGGATCTATTCCGCCCGACCTATATAAATTCAAGGGTTTAAAATGGACCTTTTCCCTTGTTCCATACCTATGGCACGGGCTATCCAATATGATGGTGTCTCGTGTGGCTTTGCACCAAATAGGTTCACGTTTACTTGCAAATTCCCACATTATTAGTTTAGTGAACTGCCATTGCTATACCAAATATTCATCAGATGGAGTTATATATTTGCGACATTATAATTCTACAGTTTTTGTGgatatttttataatttttcaTTAAACCGAACGAGCGCGGCAACACGGGCCTTCATGTTCTAGTAATGAAGGACAACAGGAAGAGGATGCAACTCGTCTAGCAGGTTTAGTAAATGTTTTCgaaaacactaacgcccacacgtgtgacTACATTGCAACTAGCCCACACGCCTGAATCGCCGTCCAGTTAAGCTTGTACGAATCTTGACACACTGAGGCAGTTGTCACGTGCCACGTAGCACAAGGCCGATGTGTGGGTGTTGAAGAGGTCGCCCACACGCCCCACAACACACGGTTGCGGGCTACATTGTGTGGGTGAACTAGTTTCTGCCCACACAGCCACCACCTAGTCCACGCGCGTGTGGGCGAACTACTTTTCACCTACACGACAGTTGTACGTTAttggatggcaactgcagttgcacGTACAtggcaactaggtaaacacacatggcaactatgaTTCGTTTACTAGACGGCAACTGCAGTTGCGCGTACATGGCAATCAGGCAACTGTGATTAACCATACGTGacaactaggtaaacacacatggcaactattgtttgaccatatgtggcaagtagttaatcACACACGACAACTATGGTTTGAAACACGCTGCAACTACCATAAATTAAACATGGCAACCATATAGTTAACCAAAACAGAGAGAGTTGCCATGCTTTTACAACTATATTTGCcatcccggataactacatctgcCATCCCGGATGGCAAATAAATCGTCATCCCGCGGGTACCTAATGTAGCTGCGCCAGAATGTGTGGGCATATTTGCTTTGTGCCACACGCACGGAGTGGGGATGAGTAGTACTTGTTGGGCGTGTGACACAAAGTAGTTGCGCCCACACGTGTGGACAATTCTACTGTTCGCCCACACACATCTCGTGTGGGCTGCCCCTGCTCATGCCACACATGGTGTGTGGGCGAATGCTTATTATGCCACATGTGTGGTGAATATCGGCGTTCAATGTTTTTGGTGTTGGTGCTGATGCGTGTAAATAAGAATATCAGGAAATAGCATGCAACACATGGGACAGAAGTTAATAGCTTGGGCCATCTGAACATTGCATATTTATGTTCTCAAACTTGTAGAGCTGAGTCTACCCTCAAAAAAAATAGCTGAGTCAGGTCAAGTCCAGTTTAACTGAACCTTAACTGACAAACCAAAATTTCGGTGCTCGAACCAAACCTACGTGCACGCGTGCGGTTGACCAATTGAGTCCTAAAAAAGTGGATCAATCGAAAAGACGCACGCACGTCCCTTGAGTGAACTGACGCGCGTGGCTTCGAGGTCATCCACACCGCGCGTGGAGGCGTCGTCTCCTGCGCCGACATCCTCGCGCTCGCGGCGGGCGACGAAACGTTTCTGATGCGTGCCGGCTGGCCAAACATAGCCGGCGCGACTCGACCACGGCGAGCCAGTCCCTCGCCAACTATAACCTTCCCACGGTGGGCTCCAGCCTCCCCACGCTCATCTCCATGCTCGCCAGGCATGATGGCGCTGTCCGGCGCGCACACCATCGTACGTACTTACAGTGATTCCGGTTTCGGATTGGAGTCGGACTCCGTTTTCGTCTACCCTCCCAACCCCCCATCAATAAATTGCAGCGAGAGCTCACGAACCAACAGCCAAACCAGAAGCGACGGGAAAGAAAAGAACAAGGCAAGAGAGACACACCCGATCGAGAGCTAATTCCCAAACCCGGCCGCTGCTCCGTTCCGCGTCAATCCATCGGCGACGTCTTGGATCTACCTGTCGGGATCGCCATGATGAACCCGGAGATGATGCGGGTGGCGGAGGAGCAGATGCGACGCATACCCGCCGGCGACCTCGCCAGGATGCAGCGGCAGCTCATGTCCAACCCGGACCTGCTGAAGCTCGCAACCGAGAGAATGAAGAACATGACAGCCGAGGACTTCAAGCTCGCCGCCGAGCGCCTGAACCACGCGAGGCCAGAGGAGATGCTCGACATGACCGAGAAAATCGCCAAGGCCAAGCCCGAGGAGCTCGCCGCCATGAAGGCGCAAGCCGACGATCATGCCTCGTACGCGATGTCCGCCGCCAAGATGCTGAAGCGGCAGGGGAACCAGCTCCATGGCCGCGGGCAGtacgccgacgccgccgccaagTACAAGCTCGCCAGGGATAGCGTGAAGAACAGCGTGCCGTCGGCGGCCGGGCGCGCTCTGCAGCTGCAGTGCAGCGTCAATCTGATGGCCTGTTACCTGAAGCTAGGCGAGTTCGAGGAGTGCGTCAACGAAGGCTCGGAGGTTCTAAGCTATGACTCGGGCACTGCCAAGGCGTACTATCGAAGGGGTCAGGCGTACAAAGAGCTGGGAAACCTCCAGGCTGCCGTTGCTGACTTGAGTAAAGCCCGTGAGATTTCTCCGGACGATGAAACTGTCGCTCAAGCTCTGACAGAGGTGCAAGAAAAACTTTCAACCGAAGGCGGAGCGGCAGCAAACCAGCCGATGGAAGTTGTTATTGAAGAAGTTGTAGAAGAAGATGTTAGTCCTGATCTGTCAAGCGCACAAAagaattcttcttcttctactgcTACACAACCACAGGACGGAGCACAAAACTCGACACAACCTGATTCTTCAGAAAGCTTGGTAAATATGTCTCGGGCTGCCTCTTCATCAAGCAGAACAATCCCTGTTGCTCCAGATTTTGGATCCAATATACCAGCAATTTCACCT
This sequence is a window from Aegilops tauschii subsp. strangulata cultivar AL8/78 chromosome 7, Aet v6.0, whole genome shotgun sequence. Protein-coding genes within it:
- the LOC109740444 gene encoding outer envelope protein 61-like; the encoded protein is MMNPEMMRVAEEQMRRIPAGDLARMQRQLMSNPDLLKLATERMKNMTAEDFKLAAERLNHARPEEMLDMTEKIAKAKPEELAAMKAQADDHASYAMSAAKMLKRQGNQLHGRGQYADAAAKYKLARDSVKNSVPSAAGRALQLQCSVNLMACYLKLGEFEECVNEGSEVLSYDSGTAKAYYRRGQAYKELGNLQAAVADLSKAREISPDDETVAQALTEVQEKLSTEGGAAANQPMEVVIEEVVEEDVSPDLSSAQKNSSSSTATQPQDGAQNSTQPDSSESLVNMSRAASSSSRTIPVAPDFGSNIPAISPDMVSMANPAMWEMFTSMVENMSPDEMANMSELFGIKMSKEDAANAQQAMFSFSPQDLEKMMKWIGRAQRGVEAAKKTKDWLLGRKGFIFAIVMLILAFILHRLGFIG